A window from Listeria seeligeri serovar 1/2b str. SLCC3954 encodes these proteins:
- a CDS encoding UDP-N-acetylglucosamine 1-carboxyvinyltransferase, translating into MTEKLVIQGGKKLAGTLQVDGAKNSAVALIPAAILAESEVVLEGLPDISDVYTLYDILEELGGNVRSDNKTAVIDPTNMISMPLPNGNVKKLRASYYLMGAMLGRFKKAVIGLPGGCYLGPRPIDQHIKGFEALGAKVTNEQGAIYLRADELIGARIYLDVVSVGATINIMLAAVRAKGKTIIENAAKEPEIIDVATLLSNMGAIIKGAGTDTIRITGVEHLHGCHHTIIPDRIEAGTFMVLAAASGKGVRIENVIPTHLEGIIAKLTEMGVPMDIEEDAIFVGEVEKVKKIDIKTYAYPGFPTDLQQPLTALLTRADGSSVVTDTIYPSRFKHIAELERMGGKFKLEGRSAVITGPAKLQGSKVTATDLRAGAALVIAGLLADGQTEIHGVEHIERGYSKIIEKLTAIGADITRSSTVETNI; encoded by the coding sequence GTGACGGAGAAATTAGTTATTCAAGGCGGCAAAAAATTAGCCGGCACCTTGCAAGTCGATGGTGCGAAGAATAGTGCAGTTGCCTTGATTCCAGCTGCAATTTTAGCGGAATCTGAAGTGGTTTTAGAAGGTTTACCAGATATTTCTGATGTATATACACTTTATGATATTTTAGAAGAGCTTGGTGGAAATGTTCGTTCTGATAATAAAACAGCAGTAATTGATCCAACAAATATGATTTCGATGCCATTACCAAATGGAAATGTAAAGAAATTACGAGCATCCTATTATTTAATGGGTGCGATGCTAGGACGATTTAAAAAAGCAGTTATTGGTCTTCCAGGTGGCTGTTACCTTGGTCCGCGTCCGATTGACCAACATATTAAAGGATTCGAAGCACTAGGAGCAAAAGTAACTAATGAACAAGGCGCAATTTATTTACGTGCAGATGAACTTATTGGCGCACGGATTTACTTAGATGTTGTAAGCGTTGGTGCTACTATCAATATTATGCTGGCGGCTGTTCGCGCAAAAGGAAAAACAATCATTGAAAATGCAGCAAAAGAGCCTGAGATTATTGATGTGGCTACACTTTTAAGTAATATGGGCGCGATTATTAAAGGAGCAGGAACAGATACTATTCGGATTACAGGCGTGGAACATCTTCACGGTTGTCACCATACGATTATCCCGGATAGAATTGAAGCAGGGACATTCATGGTTCTTGCAGCAGCTTCTGGAAAAGGTGTGCGAATTGAAAATGTCATTCCAACCCATTTAGAAGGAATTATTGCTAAACTGACAGAAATGGGCGTTCCAATGGATATTGAAGAAGATGCGATTTTTGTAGGCGAAGTAGAAAAAGTGAAAAAAATAGATATAAAAACATATGCTTATCCAGGGTTTCCGACTGACTTACAGCAACCACTAACTGCACTTTTAACAAGAGCAGACGGTAGTAGTGTGGTTACAGATACGATTTACCCTAGCCGTTTTAAACATATCGCTGAATTAGAACGAATGGGTGGTAAATTCAAACTAGAAGGCAGATCGGCTGTTATTACTGGACCAGCCAAACTTCAAGGTTCAAAAGTAACGGCAACTGATTTACGTGCTGGTGCGGCGCTTGTGATTGCAGGACTTCTAGCAGATGGTCAAACAGAAATTCACGGCGTAGAACATATTGAACGTGGTTATAGCAAAATCATCGAAAAACTTACTGCCATTGGAGCCGATATAACACGCAGTAGTACCGTAGAAACAAACATTTGA
- a CDS encoding carboxymuconolactone decarboxylase family protein, which yields MKKQTAGRNNLGEFAPQFAALNDDVLFGEVWAREAELSPRDRSLITVSSLLTQGVPQLEAHLKIAKENGVTKEEIVALITHLAFYIGWPKAWSAFNLAKEIFDNDED from the coding sequence ATGAAAAAACAAACGGCAGGAAGAAATAATTTAGGTGAATTTGCGCCTCAATTTGCTGCGTTAAACGATGATGTGTTATTTGGCGAAGTATGGGCACGTGAAGCAGAATTATCACCGAGAGATCGCAGTTTAATTACGGTTTCAAGTTTACTCACTCAAGGAGTACCACAACTAGAAGCTCACTTGAAAATCGCAAAAGAAAATGGTGTAACGAAAGAAGAAATCGTAGCGTTAATTACACATCTTGCTTTCTATATTGGGTGGCCAAAAGCGTGGTCAGCTTTTAATTTAGCAAAAGAAATTTTTGATAACGATGAAGACTAA
- a CDS encoding MerR family transcriptional regulator: protein MNISEVATRQNITPATLRYYEQQGLIKPIKRNASGIRDYSNEDLKWIEFIKCMRSSGLSIGSLAQYMELFQKGDITLKERQKILELEYAKLLEKQAQINQAVSKLGNKIKNYQVKITQSE from the coding sequence ATGAATATTTCAGAAGTAGCCACTCGTCAAAATATTACCCCAGCAACATTACGGTATTATGAGCAACAAGGGCTGATTAAACCAATCAAACGAAACGCATCGGGAATAAGAGATTACTCTAATGAAGACTTGAAATGGATTGAATTTATTAAATGTATGCGCAGTTCGGGGCTGTCGATTGGTTCGTTAGCACAGTATATGGAATTATTTCAAAAGGGTGATATAACTTTAAAAGAACGCCAAAAAATTCTAGAGTTAGAATATGCGAAACTACTCGAAAAACAAGCACAAATAAATCAAGCAGTAAGTAAATTAGGAAATAAAATAAAAAACTATCAAGTGAAAATAACACAAAGCGAATAA
- a CDS encoding MFS transporter has product MKTKKNFFSMKLLALLSVALIVNSAPAISANIPAITQSFNKVDPVYVGLLTTVPSLFLIVGVFLTSVIEKMIGRKFTIILGLVIVGFFGTLPAWFQGSFLVLFLSRCLLGLGIGLFNRLLIQMISSLYQSDTGKKAKALGLESACEGLGGIIMTIGVGQLIKISWTSSFLVYSFAIVSLIFVAIFIPNQRVQTASTDEKIQSSTISNKRKTRSIILGFVLFCIVLLFINYNLQITPLLIEQGIGDATNGSNMIAAIGAGAFIAGNLFGRTYTYLKSWLLPIATFTAGLSIFFTSISTSLIFTLVCSLVLGFSFRNIMPYFMHILTTGGEKVAKFGATIVLVAYNLGATLSPYASQFISSFSGNSSAGTQIVIMGISLGCISVITLIFHKYMTV; this is encoded by the coding sequence ATGAAGACTAAAAAGAATTTCTTTTCGATGAAGTTGCTGGCATTATTATCGGTTGCTTTAATCGTTAACTCGGCGCCAGCTATCTCTGCCAATATACCTGCCATTACCCAGAGCTTTAATAAGGTGGATCCTGTATATGTAGGGCTATTAACAACAGTGCCATCGTTGTTTTTAATAGTTGGCGTCTTTTTAACTAGCGTGATTGAGAAAATGATAGGGAGGAAATTCACTATTATTTTAGGACTAGTTATTGTTGGTTTTTTTGGAACGTTACCTGCTTGGTTCCAAGGTAGTTTTCTTGTTCTATTTCTTTCAAGATGTCTACTAGGTTTAGGGATTGGGTTGTTTAATCGGCTGCTTATTCAAATGATTAGTAGTTTGTATCAAAGCGACACCGGAAAAAAGGCAAAAGCGCTGGGGTTAGAAAGTGCTTGTGAAGGCCTTGGTGGTATCATTATGACAATTGGTGTTGGACAATTAATCAAAATAAGTTGGACTAGTTCTTTTTTGGTGTATAGTTTTGCAATTGTAAGTTTGATTTTTGTTGCGATTTTTATTCCAAATCAGCGAGTACAAACAGCGAGCACAGACGAAAAAATTCAATCAAGCACAATTTCAAATAAACGGAAAACAAGGTCAATTATTTTAGGATTTGTTTTATTCTGCATTGTCCTGCTATTTATAAATTATAATTTGCAAATCACACCGCTATTGATTGAACAAGGTATAGGGGATGCTACAAATGGTAGTAACATGATTGCCGCTATTGGAGCTGGGGCCTTTATTGCAGGAAATTTATTCGGTAGAACATATACATATTTAAAAAGCTGGTTACTACCAATCGCTACTTTTACTGCAGGTCTGAGTATTTTCTTCACTAGCATTTCTACCTCTCTTATTTTCACATTGGTTTGTTCGTTAGTTTTAGGATTTTCATTTCGTAATATCATGCCTTATTTTATGCACATACTTACTACTGGCGGCGAAAAAGTGGCTAAATTTGGCGCAACAATTGTTTTAGTAGCATATAATCTAGGTGCAACACTTTCTCCGTATGCTTCACAGTTCATTTCTAGTTTTAGTGGTAACTCAAGCGCGGGAACTCAAATCGTAATTATGGGAATATCCTTAGGGTGCATTAGCGTTATTACACTAATTTTCCATAAATATATGACGGTTTAA
- the rho gene encoding transcription termination factor Rho, translated as MAKLSIAYLESLTIKEIYALAKEHKITYYSKLTKRELIFALLKSNAEKEGFFFMEGVLEIIPNEGFGFLRPINYSSSTEDIYISASQIRRFELRTGDKVSGKVRPPKENERYFGLLHVEAVNGENPEVAKERVHFPGLTPLYPDRQIHLETEKTPISTRTIDLISPIGFGQRGLIVAPPKAGKTVLLKEIANAITINHPDSELIVLLIDERPEEVTDIERSVKADVVSSTFDEVPENHIKVAELVLERAMRLVEQKRDVVILMDSITRLARAYNLVIPPSGRTLSGGIDPAAFHRPKRFFGAARNIEEGGSLTILATALVDTGSRMDDVIYEEFKGTGNMELHLDRQLAERRVFPAIDMRRSGTRKEELLLSKERLEQLWKIRKAMPKQGDGLDISERFVRYLKKTANNEAFYELLQEEMFKK; from the coding sequence ATGGCCAAACTGTCCATTGCATACTTAGAAAGTTTAACAATTAAAGAAATCTATGCACTCGCAAAAGAACATAAAATTACATACTATAGTAAACTAACCAAAAGAGAATTGATTTTTGCGTTATTAAAATCAAATGCTGAAAAAGAGGGATTCTTTTTTATGGAAGGTGTGCTCGAAATCATCCCAAACGAAGGCTTTGGTTTCTTGCGGCCAATCAACTACTCTTCTAGCACGGAAGATATTTACATTTCGGCTTCTCAAATTAGACGTTTTGAGCTAAGAACAGGCGATAAAGTTTCTGGAAAAGTCCGTCCGCCAAAAGAAAATGAACGTTATTTTGGTTTATTACATGTAGAAGCAGTCAACGGAGAAAATCCAGAAGTGGCAAAAGAAAGAGTTCACTTTCCTGGACTTACACCACTTTACCCTGATCGCCAAATCCATTTAGAGACAGAAAAAACACCGATTTCTACTAGAACGATTGATTTAATTTCACCAATTGGTTTCGGACAACGGGGATTAATCGTTGCGCCACCAAAAGCAGGAAAAACAGTATTGCTAAAAGAAATCGCCAATGCTATTACGATAAACCATCCTGATTCGGAATTGATTGTTTTACTTATTGATGAACGCCCGGAAGAAGTAACGGATATTGAACGATCGGTAAAAGCCGATGTCGTAAGCTCTACGTTTGATGAGGTGCCAGAAAATCATATTAAAGTAGCAGAATTAGTTTTAGAACGTGCGATGCGACTTGTGGAACAAAAGCGAGATGTCGTTATTTTGATGGACAGTATTACTCGATTAGCAAGAGCTTATAATTTAGTGATTCCCCCAAGTGGTCGAACGCTTTCAGGCGGTATTGACCCAGCAGCTTTTCACCGGCCAAAACGATTCTTCGGTGCAGCACGTAATATCGAAGAAGGCGGAAGTTTGACCATTCTTGCAACGGCACTTGTGGATACTGGCTCGCGTATGGATGATGTGATTTATGAGGAGTTTAAAGGAACTGGTAACATGGAACTGCATTTAGACCGACAATTAGCAGAACGCCGCGTCTTCCCTGCGATTGACATGCGCCGCTCCGGAACAAGAAAAGAAGAACTATTATTATCTAAAGAGCGTTTAGAACAGCTGTGGAAAATTAGAAAAGCGATGCCAAAACAAGGTGATGGACTTGATATTTCAGAACGGTTTGTCCGCTACCTGAAAAAAACAGCGAACAACGAAGCTTTTTATGAATTGTTGCAAGAAGAGATGTTTAAAAAATAA
- a CDS encoding LysR family transcriptional regulator, producing the protein MEIRMLKYFLTVAEEQNITQAANKLHITQPTLSRQIRDFEASLQTDLFIRKNKKLYLTEPGLFLKKRAEEIIELDEKTEQEFAKYQNALLKGQISIGCVEANSSHFLAAMLEEMIADHPQVTFNIYSGTSNDITERLDKGLLDIAVLIDPVPTNNYNKLILPDKELWGVLVSAEDLLAKQADISPKEILNLPLIWSGRKEVQKMLCTWGGFEEAELNIVGKYNLIFNVISLVEKKVGAAFAIKGATNNQKNNTKFLPLMPRHETNCVLVWKKETILSDTVLTFIKKIQNALKA; encoded by the coding sequence TTGGAAATTAGAATGTTAAAATATTTTCTTACCGTGGCAGAAGAACAAAATATCACTCAAGCTGCCAATAAACTTCATATCACACAACCAACACTTAGCAGGCAAATTAGAGATTTTGAAGCCAGTTTGCAAACCGATTTATTTATAAGGAAAAATAAAAAATTGTACTTAACCGAACCAGGGTTATTTTTGAAAAAAAGAGCAGAAGAAATTATTGAGCTAGATGAAAAGACGGAACAAGAATTTGCTAAATACCAAAATGCCCTTTTGAAAGGTCAAATTTCCATTGGATGTGTAGAAGCAAATAGTTCTCATTTTTTAGCGGCAATGCTGGAAGAAATGATTGCCGACCATCCACAAGTAACATTCAATATATATAGTGGAACAAGTAATGATATTACAGAAAGGCTGGACAAAGGGTTACTAGACATAGCAGTTTTAATCGATCCTGTGCCAACCAATAATTATAATAAGTTGATTTTACCGGATAAAGAACTTTGGGGAGTGCTTGTATCGGCGGAAGACTTATTGGCTAAACAAGCAGATATATCACCAAAAGAAATTTTAAATCTACCTTTAATTTGGTCTGGTCGAAAAGAAGTTCAAAAGATGCTTTGTACATGGGGCGGTTTTGAAGAAGCAGAGTTGAATATTGTTGGTAAATATAATTTGATTTTTAATGTCATTTCGTTGGTTGAAAAAAAAGTTGGTGCGGCTTTTGCGATTAAAGGGGCCACCAATAACCAAAAAAACAATACAAAATTTCTCCCACTTATGCCAAGGCATGAAACCAATTGCGTACTTGTTTGGAAGAAAGAAACAATTCTTAGTGACACGGTACTCACCTTTATTAAAAAAATACAAAATGCTTTAAAGGCATGA
- the gtcA gene encoding cell wall teichoic acid glycosylation protein GtcA, with product MNKLRKWLDKIPWYTDEIHSILMYLIMGGFTTLINIVTFWICEAVLGWDYRIANTVAWVASVLFAYFSNKKYVFESYTPTWKERTREVTSFFGFRFLTYLVDILVMILLISVLSVDELWAKIWTNVIVLVLNYVFSKWIIFKVKK from the coding sequence ATGAACAAACTAAGAAAATGGTTAGACAAGATTCCATGGTATACAGACGAAATACATAGCATCCTGATGTATTTGATCATGGGGGGATTTACAACACTTATAAATATTGTAACTTTTTGGATTTGTGAAGCTGTTTTAGGTTGGGATTATCGTATCGCTAATACAGTCGCTTGGGTTGCTTCGGTTCTTTTTGCATATTTTTCTAATAAAAAATATGTGTTTGAGAGCTACACCCCAACATGGAAAGAGCGTACGCGCGAAGTCACTTCTTTTTTTGGTTTTCGTTTTTTAACTTATTTGGTAGACATTTTAGTGATGATTCTATTAATAAGCGTGCTATCTGTAGACGAACTATGGGCGAAAATCTGGACGAACGTTATTGTGCTCGTGCTGAACTATGTATTTAGTAAATGGATTATCTTCAAAGTGAAAAAATAA
- a CDS encoding type B 50S ribosomal protein L31, translating to MKTGIHPEYRQVVFVDTSTDFKFLSGSTKSSSETIKWEDGNEYPLLRVEISSDSHPFYTGKQKHATADGRVDRFNKKYGLK from the coding sequence ATGAAAACTGGAATTCATCCTGAGTACCGTCAAGTGGTATTTGTTGATACTAGTACTGATTTCAAATTTTTGTCAGGTTCTACTAAGAGCTCAAGCGAAACAATTAAATGGGAAGATGGCAACGAGTATCCGTTACTTCGTGTCGAAATCTCTTCTGATTCGCATCCGTTCTATACTGGTAAACAAAAACATGCTACAGCAGACGGACGTGTGGACCGCTTCAACAAAAAATACGGTCTCAAATAA
- a CDS encoding cupin domain-containing protein — MVKFEEVKNGVIFPSGEKNDAFAKFFVGQSYLKALVADSAINVGVGNVTFEPGCRNNWHIHHDGFQILLVTGGEGWYQEEGKAAQFLQAGDVVVTHDGIKHWHGATNDSWFEHIAITAGTPEWLETVSDADYLSLKK; from the coding sequence ATGGTGAAATTTGAAGAAGTGAAAAACGGTGTGATTTTTCCAAGTGGGGAAAAGAATGATGCTTTCGCGAAATTTTTTGTTGGTCAAAGCTATTTAAAAGCGCTCGTAGCTGATTCTGCTATAAATGTCGGTGTCGGAAATGTCACCTTTGAACCAGGATGCCGAAATAATTGGCATATTCACCATGATGGTTTCCAAATTTTATTAGTAACTGGTGGAGAAGGTTGGTATCAAGAAGAAGGAAAAGCAGCACAATTCCTACAGGCTGGGGATGTTGTTGTGACTCATGATGGTATAAAACATTGGCACGGAGCAACTAATGACAGTTGGTTTGAACATATTGCGATTACTGCGGGGACACCTGAGTGGTTAGAGACTGTTTCCGATGCGGACTATTTATCATTAAAAAAATAA
- a CDS encoding glycosyltransferase family 2 protein — MKLITISVPAYNEQESIATLYETVVNVMDTVKDKYTFELLFINDGSKDNTLEIVKQLHTQDERVGFVDLSRNYGKEIAMAAGFDYAKGDAVITMDADLQHPPELITEMIGLWELGYEDVYARRNKRHGESWLKKATSKLYYKTLQKVTKTPVLPDTGDFRLLDRRCVDALKKLRETQRYTKGLYNWIGFKKVEVTFDAAPRHAGETKWSYRSLINLALEGITSYTTLPLRLSTIAGFAISLGTFIYLIYILIKTLVVGSTGSGFPTLMITILFLGGIQLISIGIIGEYLGRIFNEVKKRPLYFVEEYNGEKEDIV, encoded by the coding sequence ATGAAATTAATTACAATATCTGTCCCTGCATATAATGAGCAAGAATCAATTGCAACTTTATATGAAACTGTTGTTAATGTTATGGACACTGTCAAAGATAAGTACACTTTTGAATTATTGTTTATTAATGATGGTAGTAAGGACAACACGCTCGAAATCGTAAAACAATTACACACACAAGACGAACGAGTAGGCTTTGTTGACTTATCAAGAAATTACGGGAAAGAAATCGCTATGGCTGCGGGATTCGATTATGCCAAAGGGGATGCTGTAATTACTATGGACGCGGATTTACAACATCCACCTGAGTTAATTACAGAGATGATTGGACTTTGGGAGCTTGGTTATGAGGATGTTTATGCGAGACGAAATAAACGTCACGGGGAAAGTTGGTTAAAAAAAGCAACATCGAAACTTTATTATAAAACTTTGCAAAAAGTAACTAAAACGCCAGTCCTGCCAGATACAGGAGATTTTAGACTGTTAGATAGACGATGTGTGGACGCACTGAAAAAATTAAGAGAAACACAACGTTATACGAAAGGTCTCTATAATTGGATTGGATTTAAAAAAGTAGAGGTTACTTTTGATGCGGCCCCAAGACATGCTGGTGAGACTAAGTGGAGTTATCGCTCACTAATTAATTTAGCACTTGAAGGGATTACTTCCTATACAACATTACCGCTTAGATTATCGACTATTGCAGGATTTGCAATATCATTAGGTACTTTTATTTACTTAATTTACATTCTTATTAAAACACTGGTTGTTGGGTCTACTGGTAGTGGTTTTCCAACGCTAATGATTACTATTCTATTTTTAGGTGGAATCCAGCTTATTAGTATCGGGATTATCGGTGAGTATCTAGGTCGAATTTTTAATGAAGTGAAAAAACGCCCGCTTTATTTTGTAGAAGAATATAACGGAGAGAAAGAAGACATTGTATGA